One genomic segment of Clostridium saccharoperbutylacetonicum N1-4(HMT) includes these proteins:
- the prfA gene encoding peptide chain release factor 1 translates to MLLDRLEFIENKYDELSVKISDPSIMQNQNEWRKLCKEHADLEVIVNAYREYKKVIEDLEANKEMLSGESDKEMREMLNEEIADLTNKEAELENQIQILLLPKDPNDEKNVFVEIRGGAGGEEAALFAYNLFRMYTRYAETQRWSVEIMSLNETDLGGFKEVVFMIKGNGAYSKLKYESGVHRVQRVPDTESSGRIHTSTVTVAVLAEVDDVEIEVLDKDIRIDVFRASGNGGQCVNTTDSAVRITHIPSGLVVSCQDEKSQLKNKEKAMKVLKSRLFEQAERERAEGIAEDRKSQVGTGDRSERIRTYNYPQGRITDHRIGLTLYKLDAFLGGDLDEMINSLITADQAEKMKLMGNTEV, encoded by the coding sequence ATGTTATTAGATAGATTAGAGTTCATAGAAAATAAATATGATGAATTATCAGTTAAGATCAGTGACCCATCAATTATGCAGAATCAAAATGAATGGAGAAAGCTTTGTAAAGAACATGCTGACTTAGAAGTAATAGTTAATGCTTATAGAGAATATAAGAAAGTTATAGAAGACTTAGAAGCTAACAAAGAAATGCTAAGTGGCGAAAGCGACAAAGAAATGAGAGAAATGCTAAATGAAGAAATAGCTGATCTTACTAATAAAGAAGCAGAATTAGAAAATCAAATACAAATTTTATTATTACCAAAAGACCCTAATGATGAAAAGAATGTATTCGTTGAAATCAGAGGTGGTGCAGGTGGTGAAGAAGCAGCACTATTTGCATACAATTTATTTAGAATGTATACAAGATACGCAGAAACTCAAAGATGGTCAGTTGAAATTATGAGTTTAAATGAAACTGATCTTGGTGGATTTAAAGAAGTTGTATTTATGATTAAAGGTAATGGAGCTTATTCAAAATTAAAGTATGAAAGTGGAGTACATAGAGTTCAAAGAGTACCAGATACTGAATCAAGTGGAAGAATTCATACATCAACAGTAACAGTAGCGGTACTTGCAGAAGTTGATGACGTTGAAATTGAAGTTTTAGATAAAGATATAAGAATAGATGTATTTAGAGCATCTGGTAATGGAGGACAATGCGTTAATACTACAGATTCAGCTGTTAGAATTACACATATACCTAGTGGATTAGTTGTTTCGTGTCAAGATGAAAAATCACAGTTGAAAAATAAAGAAAAAGCTATGAAGGTTTTAAAATCAAGACTTTTTGAGCAAGCAGAAAGAGAAAGAGCAGAAGGAATTGCTGAAGATAGAAAGAGTCAAGTTGGAACTGGAGACAGAAGTGAGAGAATTAGAACTTATAATTACCCACAAGGAAGAATTACTGATCACAGAATTGGCTTGACTTTATATAAATTAGACGCATTCTTAGGCGGAGATCTTGATGAAATGATAAATTCACTTATTACAGCAGACCAAGCGGAAAAAATGAAGTTAATGGGAAATACAGAAGTGTAA